The Streptomyces kanamyceticus genome window below encodes:
- a CDS encoding type I polyketide synthase, with the protein MTRHDLIRPVPELLKEHAERAAGRIAYADSARRVTYAELERRTRALAAHLAGTGLRRGDRVAILLGNCVEAVESCFAVLRAGMVGVPLNPRSSDAELTHFLQDSGASYVITDAPHLAQLRRLHGPFGHLNALVTGPGPAAEGAHLFEHAAAGERSAEIDRIGLDEPAWMLYTSGTTHRPKGVLSTQRAALWSVAACYAPLFGLSPDDRLCWPLPLFHSFSHSMAIVGVTAVGASARIVGDPLPSGGLRQELLTAGEALGGPFTVLAGVPATYHRLVESSGAKPRALRMCVVAGAPSGPALHTAVEAALGAPLLDLYGSTETCGAITADRPEGTRVEGSCGPPVPGMDVRVVAPDSLDDVPAGAEGEVWVRGPSLMTEYYERPEATAAALRDGWYRTGDLGRFVEHGHLLLTGRLSELIIRGGENIHPAEIEQVLAQCPGVSDAVVVGLPHEVLGEVPVAFVVPGPDGLDARRVLADCRTRLADYKVPTEIREIDAVPRTASGKIARHRLVVPDPAPSPDTSPRERLLALPRDERERALREAVLTGTAEVCGCAPEQLPDADAPFADLGMTSLGAVELVDRLGALTGLRLPSTLVFDHPTPAEAARHLHATLFDDFDGFDDFDGEPSERRPRSHAGQGGADEDDPVVIVAMGCRYPGDVNSPDDLWELVSRGQDAISEFPTDRGWDLAALYDPDPDRIGTSYTRHGGFLHRAAEFDAGLFGISPREALATDPQQRLLLETSWEVWERAGIDPASLRESDTGVFVGQMYTDYATRFPRRHELEAQLGLGSAGSVTSGRISYVYGLRGPAITLDTACSSSLVALHLAARALRSGECSLALAGGVTVMATPNSFLAFSRQRGLAPDGRCKSFSADADGTAWAEGVGLVLLERLSDARREGHPVLAVLRGSAVNSDGASNGLTAPHGPAQRRLIAQALADAGLRAADVDAVEAHGTGTRLGDPIEAQAVLATYGQDRERPLWLGSVKSNLGHTQAAAGVAGVIKMVQAMRHGELPRTLHADSPTPHVDWPSGRVELLTAARPWQATPDRPRRAGVSAFGIGGTNAHVILEEAPPEDDAATPRTASSTFPAPWLLSAADAPALRAQARRLAAQVADRPGLLSADVARSLAVSRSALAHRAMVPADGDPARLLDALSALAEGRDAPGVVRGLAAPEIRTAFLFTGQGAQRPRMGAGLRAAFPVFAEALDEVCRHLDDRLPRPLSAVLAAEPGTPDAALVDRTDFAQAGLFAFEVALFRLVDSWGVRADHLVGHSVGELAAAHVAGVLELPDAARLVAARGRLMQTLPDGGAMVALDAAEDEVRAVLGEFDDRVAIASVNGPRSVVVSGAADAVLAVAADFEARGRRAVRLRVSHAFHSPLVEPMLDDFLGVARELTFHPPRIPIVSTVTGRPADAAELCSPEYWVRHARKTVRFADAVRGLADDGVSAYLELGPGPVLTAATTDCLATPASGGGSDRFDAAPVLAVATRGGAYEPETLLSAVSRLHVAGVAVNWSAVYASSGARHVDLPTYPFQRQRYWLDAPRTTDVDTPALLGPAFPVPGTERTVLTGLLSLATHPWLADHVVAGKVLVPATVFVEMAVRAGDAVDCGAVDDLVILRPLGLPDSSAVCVQVVVGGPDDAGRRPVDVHTRPEESAEDAPWTRNVSGQLVPSRAAQDSTLEEELTQWPPRAAEAVDLTDAYGALAGAGLAYGPAFQSVGALWLRGDDVFAEVRLPASYTADADRFGLHPALFDAALHASLLAAPADPGALRVPFAWSGIRLHASGATALRVHVTRTGTDTVSVTLADPHGRLVARVDSLTTRELPPTERTDPASDVARRALLRPEWADLGILEPSTGTDGPAWAVRGDDLLGLAEFLSCGEAPRFVAVTAVARAVASGTGGTDSDPLPGVHELTSRVLETLRDWQGDPGTAGARLVVVTRDATAPVPDLAGAAVWGLVRAAQSELPGRVVLVDVDGRPESLRLLSAAVAIGEPQLRVREGRVTVPRLTSVGDEGGGTVTAFDPDGTVLITGGTGALGAELARHLVTDHGVRHLVLTGRRGPRAPGADELRGEFVQLGARVDIVACDAADRAALAEVIKRCDPPLTGVVHAAGVLDDGVLESLTPGRMTAVLRPKADAAWNLHELTRDMGLSAFVVFSSVSGLLGPAGQGNYAAANAFLDALARRRGAEGLPTLSLAWGPWEHVDGMAAAPDSGSSRQRPQPRDVLVPLSTRQGLALFDASLRSTEPVLVPVLLDRGALRSSAGLVPPLLRGLVRRNRPTAAATASGPERDTEAAGAWRERLNQLPANAREAALAELLRAEVAAVLGYPDADALPAGKSLGELGFDSLTAVQLRNRLSMALTVRLPVAVVFEHRTADGLARHLLGLLEDEATTGTATEEASAVERAERVASYTLSSLFRTVSAAGQPVAAMHLLVTASWALPSFTAAQGSEHALPPIRRSHGHSGADGPTVVYFPAFQPSLAPGTGDFPRFHGAFHDALDVLEFPYPGIGAGAAVPEDRAALARTQAESVLRHTGDGPFVIVGRSAGGNVAHLVAHQLESMGRAPAGLVLLDTYHITPDNSGTDWLLSLASPPPRSGDLSGDDDSILAAMGAYHRILLGWEPEPITTPTLLVRAALPTPVMAAAAEADSWRTSWPSAHDVVDVPGDHLTMMREHAESTATAVRDWIRTRTTRGEN; encoded by the coding sequence ATGACGCGTCACGACCTCATCCGACCGGTGCCCGAGCTGTTGAAGGAGCATGCCGAGCGGGCTGCCGGACGGATCGCCTACGCGGACTCCGCGCGCCGCGTCACCTACGCCGAACTGGAGCGCCGCACCCGCGCCCTCGCCGCGCATCTCGCCGGGACGGGGCTCCGCCGCGGCGATCGTGTCGCGATTCTCCTGGGCAACTGCGTGGAGGCGGTGGAGAGTTGCTTCGCCGTCCTGCGTGCCGGGATGGTCGGCGTACCCCTCAATCCGCGCTCGTCCGACGCCGAGCTGACCCACTTCCTTCAGGACAGCGGCGCCTCGTACGTCATCACGGACGCCCCGCACCTCGCTCAACTACGCCGCCTGCACGGGCCGTTCGGCCACCTGAACGCCCTGGTGACTGGACCCGGACCGGCCGCCGAAGGCGCCCACCTCTTCGAGCACGCGGCAGCGGGCGAGCGGTCCGCGGAGATCGACCGGATCGGACTCGACGAGCCCGCCTGGATGCTCTACACCTCCGGCACCACCCACCGGCCCAAGGGCGTCCTGTCGACGCAGCGGGCCGCGCTGTGGTCCGTGGCCGCCTGCTACGCGCCGCTCTTCGGCCTCTCGCCCGACGACCGGTTGTGCTGGCCACTTCCGCTGTTCCACAGCTTCAGCCACTCGATGGCGATCGTGGGTGTGACGGCCGTGGGCGCGAGCGCCAGGATCGTCGGCGATCCCCTGCCGTCGGGCGGCCTGCGGCAGGAGTTGCTCACGGCGGGCGAGGCGCTGGGCGGGCCGTTCACCGTGCTGGCCGGTGTGCCCGCCACGTATCACCGGCTTGTCGAGTCGTCGGGTGCCAAGCCGCGGGCGTTACGGATGTGCGTGGTGGCCGGGGCGCCGAGCGGTCCCGCTCTGCACACGGCCGTGGAGGCGGCCCTGGGGGCGCCGCTGCTCGACCTGTACGGCAGCACGGAGACCTGCGGCGCGATCACGGCCGATCGTCCCGAGGGGACCCGGGTCGAGGGCTCCTGCGGTCCGCCCGTGCCCGGCATGGACGTACGCGTCGTCGCGCCGGACAGCCTCGATGACGTCCCGGCCGGGGCCGAGGGCGAGGTCTGGGTGCGCGGGCCGAGCCTGATGACGGAGTACTACGAGCGGCCGGAGGCGACGGCCGCCGCCCTGCGGGACGGCTGGTACCGCACCGGCGACCTCGGCCGCTTCGTCGAGCACGGCCATCTCCTGCTCACCGGCAGGCTCAGCGAGCTGATCATCCGGGGCGGCGAGAACATCCACCCCGCGGAGATCGAGCAGGTCCTCGCGCAGTGTCCTGGTGTGTCCGACGCCGTGGTCGTGGGGCTGCCGCACGAGGTGCTCGGCGAGGTGCCGGTCGCCTTCGTCGTGCCCGGTCCCGACGGGCTCGACGCGCGGCGGGTCCTTGCCGACTGCCGGACACGCCTGGCCGATTACAAAGTGCCGACCGAGATCCGCGAGATCGACGCCGTCCCGCGCACCGCGTCCGGCAAGATCGCCCGGCACCGGCTGGTCGTCCCCGATCCGGCGCCCTCGCCCGACACCTCCCCGCGGGAGCGGCTGCTCGCCCTCCCCCGCGACGAGCGGGAACGCGCCCTGCGCGAGGCGGTCCTGACCGGCACGGCCGAGGTCTGCGGGTGCGCTCCGGAGCAACTGCCCGACGCCGACGCCCCGTTCGCCGATCTCGGCATGACGTCCCTGGGCGCGGTCGAGCTGGTGGACCGGCTCGGCGCGCTGACCGGGCTCAGGCTGCCTTCGACGCTCGTCTTCGACCACCCGACACCGGCCGAGGCGGCCCGTCACCTGCACGCCACGCTCTTCGATGACTTCGATGGCTTCGATGACTTCGATGGCGAGCCCTCGGAGCGACGGCCGCGCTCGCACGCCGGACAGGGCGGCGCCGACGAGGACGATCCCGTCGTGATCGTCGCCATGGGCTGCCGCTACCCCGGTGACGTCAACTCACCCGACGATCTTTGGGAGTTGGTGTCGCGGGGCCAGGACGCCATCTCGGAGTTCCCCACCGACCGCGGCTGGGACCTGGCCGCCCTGTACGACCCCGATCCCGACCGGATCGGCACCTCGTACACGCGACACGGCGGATTCCTGCACCGGGCCGCGGAGTTCGACGCCGGTCTCTTCGGCATCTCGCCGCGCGAGGCACTCGCGACGGATCCGCAGCAGCGGCTGCTCCTGGAGACGTCCTGGGAGGTGTGGGAGCGGGCCGGGATCGACCCGGCTTCGCTGCGCGAGAGCGACACCGGTGTGTTCGTCGGCCAGATGTACACCGACTACGCGACCCGCTTCCCGCGCCGCCACGAGCTGGAGGCGCAGCTGGGTCTCGGCTCTGCGGGCAGTGTGACCTCCGGGCGGATCTCGTACGTGTACGGGCTGCGCGGTCCCGCGATCACGCTCGACACCGCCTGCTCGTCCTCACTGGTGGCGCTGCACCTGGCGGCGCGCGCCCTGCGCTCGGGCGAGTGCTCGCTGGCCCTCGCGGGCGGCGTCACCGTCATGGCGACGCCCAACTCCTTCCTCGCCTTCAGCCGCCAGCGCGGCCTCGCGCCCGACGGTCGCTGCAAGTCGTTCTCGGCGGACGCCGACGGCACGGCCTGGGCCGAGGGCGTGGGGCTCGTCCTCCTGGAACGGCTCTCCGACGCGCGACGCGAAGGCCATCCGGTCCTGGCCGTGCTCCGCGGCTCCGCCGTCAACTCCGACGGCGCGTCCAACGGCCTCACCGCGCCCCACGGCCCCGCGCAGCGGCGGTTGATCGCGCAGGCCCTCGCCGACGCGGGCCTGCGCGCCGCCGACGTGGACGCGGTGGAGGCGCACGGCACCGGCACCCGTCTCGGCGACCCGATCGAGGCACAGGCCGTCCTGGCCACGTACGGCCAGGACCGCGAGCGGCCGCTGTGGCTCGGCTCCGTCAAGTCCAACCTCGGGCACACGCAGGCGGCCGCCGGAGTCGCGGGTGTCATCAAGATGGTGCAGGCCATGCGCCACGGCGAGCTGCCCCGCACGCTGCACGCCGACTCCCCGACGCCCCACGTGGACTGGCCGTCGGGCCGGGTGGAACTCCTGACGGCCGCGCGGCCCTGGCAGGCCACGCCGGACCGGCCGCGGCGTGCGGGAGTCTCGGCCTTCGGGATCGGGGGGACCAACGCTCACGTGATTCTGGAGGAGGCGCCGCCGGAGGACGATGCGGCGACCCCTCGTACGGCCTCCTCGACATTTCCCGCTCCCTGGCTGCTCTCCGCCGCCGACGCACCCGCCCTGCGCGCCCAGGCGCGACGCCTCGCCGCCCAAGTGGCGGACCGGCCGGGCCTGTTGTCCGCCGACGTCGCCCGCTCGCTTGCGGTGTCGCGCTCGGCCCTCGCCCATCGGGCGATGGTGCCCGCCGATGGCGATCCGGCCCGGCTGCTGGACGCGCTGAGCGCGCTCGCGGAGGGCAGGGACGCGCCGGGAGTCGTACGCGGCCTGGCGGCACCCGAGATCCGCACGGCCTTCCTGTTCACCGGGCAGGGCGCCCAGCGCCCCCGGATGGGCGCCGGACTGCGCGCCGCTTTCCCCGTCTTCGCCGAAGCCCTCGACGAGGTCTGCCGCCACCTGGACGACCGTCTCCCCCGGCCGCTGAGCGCGGTCCTCGCCGCGGAGCCCGGGACGCCCGACGCGGCGCTCGTGGACCGCACGGACTTCGCGCAGGCCGGTCTTTTCGCCTTCGAGGTGGCGCTGTTCCGCCTTGTCGATTCGTGGGGCGTTCGCGCCGATCACCTGGTGGGGCACTCCGTCGGCGAGCTGGCGGCCGCGCATGTCGCCGGGGTGCTCGAGCTCCCCGACGCGGCGCGGCTCGTCGCCGCCCGCGGCCGCCTGATGCAGACCTTGCCCGACGGCGGTGCGATGGTGGCGCTCGACGCGGCCGAGGACGAAGTGCGTGCCGTGCTGGGCGAGTTCGACGACCGGGTGGCGATCGCGTCCGTCAACGGACCACGCTCGGTGGTCGTCTCGGGAGCGGCGGACGCGGTGCTCGCCGTGGCCGCCGACTTCGAGGCGCGGGGCCGAAGGGCCGTACGGCTGCGGGTGAGTCACGCCTTCCACTCACCCCTGGTCGAGCCGATGCTCGACGACTTCCTGGGCGTCGCGCGCGAGTTGACCTTCCACCCGCCGCGCATCCCGATCGTGTCCACAGTGACGGGCCGTCCCGCCGACGCCGCCGAGTTGTGCTCGCCCGAGTACTGGGTGCGGCACGCCCGAAAGACCGTGCGCTTCGCCGACGCCGTCCGCGGCCTCGCGGACGACGGGGTCTCGGCCTACCTGGAGCTGGGACCCGGCCCCGTCCTCACCGCGGCGACGACCGACTGCCTGGCCACACCCGCGTCCGGCGGCGGATCCGACAGGTTCGACGCCGCCCCCGTCCTCGCGGTCGCCACCCGGGGAGGCGCGTACGAACCGGAGACTCTCCTGTCGGCCGTGTCGCGGCTGCATGTGGCCGGGGTCGCCGTCAACTGGTCTGCGGTGTACGCGAGTTCCGGCGCACGGCACGTGGACCTGCCGACGTACCCCTTCCAGCGGCAGCGGTACTGGCTCGACGCGCCGCGCACCACCGACGTCGACACCCCGGCGCTGCTTGGCCCCGCCTTCCCCGTGCCGGGCACGGAACGGACCGTGCTGACAGGCCTGTTGTCCCTCGCGACCCACCCGTGGCTCGCCGACCACGTCGTGGCCGGAAAGGTGCTCGTGCCTGCCACGGTGTTCGTGGAGATGGCGGTACGGGCGGGGGACGCGGTGGACTGCGGAGCGGTCGACGACCTCGTGATCCTGCGTCCGCTCGGCCTGCCCGATTCCTCGGCGGTGTGCGTCCAGGTCGTGGTGGGCGGTCCTGACGACGCGGGTCGGCGACCGGTCGACGTCCACACCCGGCCCGAGGAGTCCGCCGAGGACGCGCCGTGGACCCGGAACGTCTCCGGGCAACTGGTGCCGAGCCGTGCGGCGCAGGACAGCACGCTGGAGGAGGAGCTGACCCAGTGGCCGCCCCGGGCAGCCGAGGCCGTGGATCTCACCGACGCGTACGGCGCCCTCGCCGGCGCCGGGCTCGCCTACGGCCCCGCGTTCCAGAGCGTCGGCGCGCTCTGGCTGCGCGGCGACGACGTCTTCGCCGAGGTCCGCCTGCCCGCGTCGTACACCGCGGACGCGGACCGCTTCGGGCTGCATCCGGCACTGTTCGACGCCGCGTTGCACGCGTCGTTGCTCGCCGCGCCCGCCGACCCGGGCGCGCTCCGGGTGCCGTTCGCCTGGAGCGGCATCCGCCTGCACGCCTCCGGAGCCACGGCGCTGCGTGTCCACGTGACGCGCACCGGCACGGACACCGTCTCGGTCACCCTTGCCGACCCGCACGGCCGCCTCGTGGCCCGTGTGGACTCCCTGACCACCAGGGAGCTCCCGCCCACCGAGCGGACCGACCCGGCATCCGACGTAGCACGACGGGCTCTGCTGCGCCCCGAGTGGGCGGACCTGGGAATCCTTGAGCCGTCGACCGGCACGGACGGACCCGCGTGGGCGGTGCGCGGGGACGACCTGCTGGGCCTCGCCGAGTTTCTGTCCTGCGGTGAGGCTCCCCGGTTCGTGGCCGTCACGGCCGTCGCCCGCGCGGTGGCCTCCGGCACCGGCGGCACGGACTCCGATCCGCTGCCCGGCGTACACGAGTTGACCAGCCGGGTTCTTGAGACGCTGCGGGACTGGCAGGGCGATCCGGGCACGGCGGGCGCACGGCTCGTGGTGGTGACGCGCGATGCCACCGCCCCCGTACCGGACCTGGCGGGCGCGGCGGTCTGGGGACTGGTGCGCGCGGCCCAGTCGGAGCTGCCGGGCCGTGTCGTCCTGGTGGATGTGGACGGGCGACCGGAGTCGCTGCGCCTGCTCTCGGCGGCGGTCGCCATCGGCGAACCCCAACTCCGCGTACGGGAGGGCAGGGTGACGGTCCCTCGGCTGACCTCGGTCGGCGACGAGGGCGGTGGAACGGTGACCGCCTTCGACCCGGACGGCACGGTGCTGATCACCGGAGGCACCGGCGCGCTCGGCGCGGAGCTGGCACGTCACCTCGTCACCGACCACGGCGTACGACACCTGGTACTGACCGGACGCCGTGGGCCGCGGGCGCCCGGCGCCGATGAACTGCGCGGCGAGTTCGTGCAGTTGGGGGCACGGGTCGACATCGTGGCCTGCGACGCGGCCGACCGTGCGGCGCTGGCCGAGGTGATCAAGCGCTGCGATCCGCCGCTGACCGGTGTGGTGCACGCCGCCGGTGTGCTCGACGACGGCGTGCTGGAATCGCTGACTCCCGGGCGGATGACGGCGGTACTGCGGCCGAAGGCCGACGCCGCCTGGAACCTGCATGAACTGACCCGGGACATGGGGCTCTCGGCGTTCGTCGTGTTCTCCTCCGTCTCCGGGCTGCTCGGCCCGGCGGGCCAGGGCAACTACGCGGCGGCGAACGCGTTCCTCGACGCCCTCGCCCGGCGCCGCGGCGCCGAGGGGCTTCCGACGCTGTCACTGGCGTGGGGTCCCTGGGAGCACGTCGACGGCATGGCGGCGGCGCCGGATTCCGGCTCTTCCCGACAGCGCCCACAACCGCGTGACGTGCTCGTGCCGCTGTCCACGCGGCAGGGCCTCGCCCTGTTCGATGCCTCGCTGCGCTCGACGGAGCCGGTGCTCGTGCCGGTCCTGCTCGACCGGGGTGCGCTGCGGTCATCCGCCGGGCTCGTTCCACCGTTGCTGCGCGGGCTCGTGCGCCGGAACCGGCCGACGGCCGCCGCGACGGCCTCCGGCCCCGAACGGGATACCGAGGCGGCCGGAGCCTGGCGCGAGCGGCTGAACCAGTTGCCCGCCAACGCACGCGAGGCGGCGCTCGCGGAGCTGCTGCGGGCCGAGGTGGCCGCGGTGCTCGGATACCCCGACGCCGACGCGCTCCCGGCCGGAAAGTCGCTCGGCGAACTCGGATTCGACTCCCTGACGGCCGTGCAGCTCCGCAACCGGCTGAGCATGGCGCTCACGGTCAGGCTGCCGGTGGCGGTGGTGTTCGAACACCGCACGGCCGACGGACTGGCACGCCACCTGCTCGGCCTCCTGGAGGACGAGGCGACCACGGGTACGGCCACCGAAGAAGCCTCCGCGGTCGAACGGGCCGAACGGGTCGCGTCGTACACCCTCTCCTCGCTGTTCCGTACGGTCAGCGCGGCCGGACAACCGGTGGCGGCGATGCACCTGCTCGTCACCGCGTCCTGGGCGCTGCCCTCCTTCACGGCCGCCCAGGGCTCCGAGCACGCCCTGCCCCCGATCCGCCGCTCCCACGGCCACTCGGGCGCCGACGGGCCGACCGTCGTCTACTTCCCGGCGTTCCAGCCGTCGCTCGCTCCTGGCACCGGTGACTTCCCCCGTTTCCACGGCGCCTTCCACGACGCCCTCGATGTCCTGGAGTTCCCGTACCCCGGGATCGGTGCCGGTGCAGCCGTGCCGGAGGACCGTGCGGCACTGGCGCGTACGCAGGCCGAGAGCGTGCTGCGGCACACGGGAGACGGGCCCTTCGTGATCGTGGGGCGGTCGGCGGGCGGGAACGTGGCACACCTGGTGGCCCATCAGCTGGAGAGCATGGGCCGGGCACCGGCAGGTCTGGTGCTGCTCGACACCTACCACATCACGCCGGACAACAGCGGCACGGACTGGCTGCTGTCCCTGGCCTCCCCGCCCCCGCGATCCGGGGACCTCTCGGGCGACGACGACAGCATCCTGGCCGCGATGGGCGCCTACCACCGGATCCTGCTCGGCTGGGAACCCGAGCCGATCACCACGCCCACGCTCCTGGTCCGCGCGGCACTCCCCACCCCCGTGATGGCGGCCGCCGCGGAAGCCGACTCCTGGCGGACGTCCTGGCCGTCAGCGCACGACGTCGTGGACGTCCCCGGCGACCACCTGACGATGATGCGGGAGCACGCGGAGTCGACCGCGACGGCGGTCCGCGACTGGATCCGGACACGAACGACGAGGGGAGAGAACTGA
- a CDS encoding methyltransferase has protein sequence MAGPDARALSVHPADLALIDETVERVATARTDDVVKRFMPRLAASERAALVRHCALAHAAVLVSAPSVETLRAALRARGLDAGKPVPSVIVRRRLADRYGRTPDSLRVDIVRVPVPVPVPVPAFPPSAVAPGERAVEIFVLEAPPGAGLDTVAVRERAARHESHLALEVTEPDDVIMAGLRTTLVERGAMVPDGGGYNAYEDATALYFRTEPGAGDPESGVAAVRGSERLELHARGEHRQALTAHRAAGAGQDPARRLLELCTGAWTTQALAAAVRLGLPDALPTGTESAADAAALAARTGTDPDGLGRLLRYLASIDVVAADGDRYRLGPLGSVLRSDAPHSMAPLAELYGGPFYASFGELDHAVRTGEEAFTHLYGEGHFAHFAERPELDVLFQRTMAASAARFGPVAAAVAASGARLVVDVGGCDGELLGRVLAAGPDLHGVLLEREHVLESARARLTEAGVADRCALVAGDFTESVPSGGDVYLLSRILHDWDDEACLRILRRCADAMPPGAELLVVERLLPQDGQPSLATAWDLHMLCNVGGRERTAEHYGRLLAGAGLDLGPVVPLALDGFLLRARKAAQATMPPSTGSTVPVT, from the coding sequence ATGGCCGGTCCCGATGCCCGGGCGCTGTCGGTGCATCCCGCCGATCTCGCGCTGATCGACGAGACGGTCGAGCGCGTCGCGACCGCCCGGACCGATGACGTGGTGAAGCGGTTCATGCCGAGGCTTGCCGCGTCCGAACGGGCGGCCCTGGTCCGGCACTGCGCACTCGCCCACGCCGCCGTCCTCGTCTCCGCCCCTTCGGTGGAGACGCTGCGCGCCGCCTTGCGGGCCCGTGGACTCGACGCGGGCAAGCCGGTGCCCAGCGTGATCGTGCGGCGTCGGCTCGCCGATCGGTACGGGCGCACGCCGGACAGCCTGCGCGTGGACATCGTCCGGGTGCCGGTGCCGGTGCCGGTGCCGGTGCCCGCATTTCCCCCGTCCGCCGTCGCCCCGGGCGAACGAGCGGTGGAGATCTTCGTGCTCGAAGCGCCGCCCGGTGCGGGGCTCGACACGGTGGCCGTACGCGAACGGGCCGCGCGGCACGAGTCGCACCTCGCGCTGGAGGTGACCGAGCCCGACGACGTGATCATGGCCGGACTCCGTACGACACTGGTCGAACGCGGGGCGATGGTGCCCGACGGGGGCGGCTACAACGCCTACGAGGACGCCACCGCGCTCTACTTCCGCACCGAGCCCGGCGCGGGGGATCCCGAGAGTGGCGTCGCCGCGGTTCGGGGGTCCGAACGTCTCGAACTGCACGCCCGCGGTGAGCACCGGCAGGCGCTCACCGCGCACAGGGCGGCAGGGGCGGGCCAGGATCCGGCGCGGCGGCTCCTTGAGCTGTGCACCGGAGCCTGGACGACCCAGGCACTCGCCGCCGCCGTACGCCTCGGGCTGCCCGACGCGCTGCCGACCGGCACGGAATCCGCGGCGGACGCGGCCGCACTGGCGGCGCGGACCGGCACGGACCCGGACGGACTCGGACGGCTCCTGCGGTACCTGGCGAGCATCGACGTCGTCGCGGCGGACGGCGACCGGTACCGGCTCGGACCGCTCGGCAGCGTGCTGCGATCGGACGCCCCGCACTCCATGGCGCCACTCGCCGAGCTCTACGGAGGCCCCTTCTACGCCTCCTTCGGAGAGCTCGACCACGCGGTGCGCACCGGCGAAGAGGCATTCACCCACCTCTACGGCGAAGGGCACTTCGCGCACTTCGCCGAGCGTCCGGAACTGGACGTGCTCTTCCAGCGGACGATGGCCGCGAGTGCCGCGAGGTTCGGGCCCGTCGCGGCGGCGGTGGCGGCGTCCGGCGCGCGGCTGGTCGTCGACGTCGGTGGGTGCGACGGCGAACTGCTGGGGCGGGTGCTCGCGGCCGGACCGGACCTGCACGGGGTGCTGCTGGAGCGTGAGCACGTCCTCGAATCGGCCCGCGCGCGGCTGACGGAAGCGGGAGTCGCCGACCGCTGTGCCCTCGTGGCGGGCGACTTCACCGAGTCGGTCCCGTCCGGCGGCGACGTCTACCTGCTCTCCCGGATCCTGCACGACTGGGACGACGAAGCCTGCCTGCGGATCCTGCGCCGCTGCGCCGACGCCATGCCCCCGGGCGCCGAACTCCTCGTGGTGGAAAGGCTGTTGCCGCAGGACGGGCAGCCCTCCCTGGCAACCGCGTGGGACCTGCACATGCTGTGCAACGTGGGCGGCAGGGAGCGGACCGCGGAGCACTACGGGCGGCTGCTCGCCGGGGCCGGACTCGACCTGGGCCCGGTCGTCCCGTTGGCTCTGGACGGGTTCCTGCTGCGGGCGCGCAAGGCGGCTCAGGCCACCATGCCCCCGTCGACCGGCAGCACCGTCCCGGTCACGTAG
- a CDS encoding SDR family NAD(P)-dependent oxidoreductase: MSGEAGSRLIDMNNTPNTTDTTDTSTTSLTSLAPLGLLDGKVAFITGAGRGIGAAAARLFAREGAEVLLAARTEHQLKAVAEEIRAAGGTADHVVCDLSDAASVRAAVDHCVELYGRLDVAFNNGATSQEPGPMDELSEADFDHLYAVNLKGPWLAMNAEIAAIRATAKRGAIVNTSSIGGLMAIPQLPAYGATKRAVNSLTASAAATYGPEGIRVNAIAPGTTLTEMLHEWDERSPGTIDHLNSQTPLGRAADPMEIAQAAAWLLSDRSSYVTGTVLPVDGGMVA; encoded by the coding sequence ATGAGTGGGGAGGCCGGGAGCAGGCTGATCGACATGAACAACACCCCGAACACCACGGACACCACGGACACCTCCACCACGTCCCTCACCTCGCTCGCACCCCTCGGCCTGCTCGACGGAAAGGTCGCCTTCATCACCGGTGCCGGTCGCGGCATCGGCGCCGCCGCGGCGCGGCTCTTCGCCCGGGAGGGCGCCGAGGTACTCCTCGCGGCACGCACGGAGCACCAGCTCAAGGCGGTGGCCGAGGAGATCAGGGCGGCGGGCGGCACCGCGGACCACGTGGTGTGCGACCTGTCGGACGCGGCGAGCGTCCGGGCGGCGGTCGACCATTGCGTAGAGCTGTACGGCCGTCTCGACGTCGCCTTCAACAACGGCGCCACGAGCCAGGAGCCCGGCCCGATGGACGAGCTCTCCGAGGCCGATTTCGATCACCTCTACGCCGTCAACCTCAAGGGCCCGTGGCTGGCCATGAACGCCGAGATCGCCGCGATCCGGGCGACCGCGAAGCGGGGCGCCATCGTCAACACCTCCAGCATCGGCGGCCTGATGGCCATCCCCCAGCTGCCCGCGTACGGCGCGACAAAGCGCGCGGTGAACAGTCTCACCGCTTCGGCGGCCGCCACGTACGGCCCCGAGGGCATCCGCGTCAACGCCATCGCCCCCGGCACCACGCTCACCGAGATGCTGCACGAGTGGGACGAGAGGTCCCCCGGCACCATCGACCACCTCAACTCCCAGACACCGCTGGGCCGCGCCGCCGACCCCATGGAGATCGCCCAGGCCGCCGCCTGGCTCCTGAGCGACCGCTCCTCCTACGTGACCGGGACGGTGCTGCCGGTCGACGGGGGCATGGTGGCCTGA